The sequence CAAGTACAAAAATGAATGGGACTTCAATGGCAATTCGAAGATACAAAAAGAAAGGGACTCCAATGGCAATtcaaagattttcattttttattctattgGCCAACCCAAGAATTTCTATTGCATCGCATGATCCTGGATACTTCCATATGGTGGCAACAACTTCACAAGTCAAAACACAATTGCTATGGACTCCAAAAATGTTGCAGCATTCAtattggatcctccaaaaatgcaccagttttggaggatctgacatgcatcaacatttttgaagagtccgagcaacataggatACATTAGATCAAAAGCATAAGGCAAAACATGAGATCATAGCAGCTGCTTATACAAAaagtagaaaacaaaaatattagaAATGTTACCTGGCCAGACGCTTTTTCTGCAACTGCACCCCCTGATGCAAGAGCTCGTTCGGCACATACATGAGCATGCGCGACATTTTCTACGTAAGTGAAATCATACATGTTGTTGCCATCACCAATAATGAACTGTagaatcaaacaagtcatcaaaaatcattcAAATAGTGGATAGAGAATAGAAGACATTTAAAATCCATCACCCTTTCACTATTACAAATAATTTggacaaacaaaaaaaatcaatagtGAACCAGTAGTAAAATCCTCAAGACACATTTTCTAATCAAGAGACTGAACAATAAATATGACCAACTAGATAATCACCTTAGATTTTCCAGCCCTTGCAGCTGCAACTAGTGATGGAACCAACAACCTGTCGCCAGGGCCAAAAATACTGCTAGGTCTAATGCAGCAGGTCAGGAGCCCTTTAGTATCATTAGACTTGATAACTAGAGCCTCTCCTTCAGCTTTAGTAGCAGAATAGGAATCATTATGCTGAAAACATTATCAGTGACAAAGTATGTTTATAGACAAACCTGATTTATATATTTGCATAATAAACAGGAAACTAAGTCTATACCTTAGAAGGATATGGCAGTGATTCATCCCCGTTGATAATACCATGAACTCCATCAAACACCACACTGGGAGAGCTGGTATAAATAAGTCTCTTCACTTTTAGCTCAACACAAGCATCAATGATGTTCTTGGTCCCTTTATATTTGATCAACAGAAAAGAGGTATGTAAAACTCTCATACAGGAAACAGGAAGCCAAACAAGAAAATTCACTAACAAGTCAAATTTCTGACAATGAAAGCTTTCCCTAATTATGAACAATACCTAGAACATTAACGGAATGATGAAGCTGGTGGTTGTTGATGGATGAATCTGGAGCAGCCATGTGGAAGACAACCTCGGCTCCTTCACATGCTGCAAGTTACCAATTGAAGATTTATGACACTACATAACTTCACAAAGGCTATTTGAATATTTCAATCAAAAGAAGATGGTCTTGGACAATCTGTGTCATAATATGGCAACATGCTTGATACCAGGTTAATTTTATTCGTAACAGTCTCAAATGTTGAAATTCACATTTTTGCGTTCATACTATGGTTAAAAGTGCATGGAATGTCATTTAAACTTTAAAGGTGTATAAGGATCAGAAACCATAACTGGAAGCACTGCCAACCTCCTTCAAAACTTCTATACGACTATACCCATGATAAactaaatttttcaattttcagctAGACACCAAGTTATTTAAATCAGCAAATTCAATGGCTCTCTAATAGATTTGTAATGTATTTCTAAGCATAGACATTTAAAAGATATATGTTAGCACTTCATGGAATCTACAAATGTATAACTGATACTTATGTTGGTTCAATAAATAAAAGCTACACATTACCCATCAAACAAGCAATTGTATCGTAACATTTATGCTGGttctataaataaaattacactttacccatcaaaaaatcaaaaatatgttGCTAATATAGCTACTAAATTAAATTTACAGGGGAAACATTAAGAGGCATATATTACTCTAATTGAATCGATATGGGAATGAAGGAATAGATGATATTTGATGTACATATGGAAGTTCCACATTTTTTACTCTTCGAGCCAAAATGCTGAAAACAGGACCAAATGCCGGTCGATAATAAATAAGCTGATCATTTTCTCAGGTTCATACAATGAATAGTTTTCTCACTAACTTAACTTACATCAGTTTATAATCAATACGGACAAAAGCTTGTGTTCTATGATAAAGACAAAGGTGATGAACAGAAGAACTGGTTCAGTCTTCTCTTACACCAATGTCATGCATTACTGGAAGCAGATAGACCTGCTAACACTATGATCTGCTTTGGCAAAGTTTTGACGTCTATAGCTCTTATAATGTATACAATGGATAAACTTAGAAAAcaacacaaattaatgaattaaagaatgttttaaggaaaaacaaaagcaGCAATAATAACTACTACTACACTTCAATCCCAAACTAAATGGGTAGGTCATATGTATCCTCTATGTGTGTTCTGCTCTATTTTGTCTTATCTCATTCCAATACTCCATAATTTATCTTTTACACAAATAGAAATATTTAGAACTAGAGGTTGTAAATATCACGAATGTCTTGGGTTAGAGGACAGAGAAGGTGATTAATCTCATTTGGAGAAGCCAAAAATGTATTTTATTGGCTGTCAGGAGCAACTTAAAGAGTCAGGAGCAAGTTAAGTAAATAAAACCGGGCGCACTCGAGGGTGTTATCTAGTAATCAATATGAGATATTAGGTTCAAATTTCAGCGGAGTCAAAAATACAACTCCTTCTGccccaatttatatgacacactttatacatttttatattcagcaacaattcaactttaaaatgtCATTTCTCCCTTAATGAAAATGATTCATAGCCACACAAACACCTATAACTTATTTTAGACAACAAATTTCAAAAGTCTTCACATATTTTTAACACCGTAACCGGCCAAAGTACATCGTCTAAATTACGACGGAGGGAGTAGAGTAGATCATTTCTTGTTATCTATCCAAACATTGGTGGTCAGGTACACGTGGAATTAGTGGAGGTTCACACAAGCTGGACAGGACATCACGgttattaaaataagaaaataggaataAGAATATTAAGACCTTTGAGTACTTGGGACTTGTGAAGAAGATCCATGGATACATAATGAGCACGGCCTGATCGCAAAGCTTTTCCAACAGTGCCTTCCTCCTCGTCAGGATCGAGCTTAATGGATGGACTTAAATCTGCAATACGAACATGAAACATTTCGTATCGAATCAGCATTTCCACCAAATGCCGAGCAGCGAAGCCTCTTCCTCCTGTCACCACACACCACCTCTCTTGCACATCAGCCATTCCTATTCCAATCAATCAATCACTTATTATATGTAACTATAAATGACTCATGCATCTCCCAAGATAAGTAGGAGGCAATGCACCCACATACGTATCTTTTCTGTCTTCCTAGTTCAAATTGTTGCAGCTACCGATAACGAGGGAGCACTTTGAATCGCCCCAATCTCATAATCCCATAGTTTTTCTAGGGTTTCTACCACAAATTTGGGGCTTAAAGATGGAGAAATGTTGAGACGAATAAAGAGACATTGTAATATACATGCTCGTTTCGAAATAAATGAGTTATTGAATTTTGACacgtaaattaaaaaaaatattaaaaatataaatttaatataaatttttatttttatccttgatttcttttatcaaaaaagaaaatgttGCAGTCTTTTTTGCTTatcaaattataaagataattttgaaaaaaaaaaattaataatttacttattttgaaacatcaataaatactCAATAATTCATTTGTTCTAAAATGAAAGGAGTAATATATTATGCGATTTGTGAACTGCATGGAATCAATTTTGAACAAATAAGAATTATTtaagtttaatatttaatttggtaTTATAAGTTATTTGTGGCTATAAGTGTGCAAAACCCGATTTAATTGATAAAATTGAAtgataaaatattattgatattgagttaTTAGATTAATGATTGTGTAAATTCTTGTATAGTCCAAATTATAGAATCGTGTGTGCGACTCCCCCAACTCTATCCTAGATATGAAAGTCCTTACCATCAACCTTTGACCAGTGTATACATTTCCAAAATCTTAAGCTTTAATAAATAATAACCTTTTATTTAAGGCAAAACTTTGATACAATAAATACATTACAAAATTTAATAAACTACTTCCCAGAATGATACACTAAAGGAAGGCTAAAAATCGAAAATGGACACCCAAAGAACAAAATCAGCaaacacataaaagaaaaaataacacacttagaagaaaagagatgaagaagagatgcataaaataaagataatagaGAGACTCTTACTTtcaccaatgaatagcaccagaaggtgtatcaaaccttcaaacacacattaccaatgtaagatcaaacctcactcttagatGAACCAaagggaattcacactccctcAATTACACCTTTattgccaatttgtcaacacaagtgaaatccatcacttaGCATTAACCCTAATTTCAGATTCTACACTAAACTAAGACTAAGAACTACACGCTAAAGAgtaatctttcaatattcatcaaagctaATGAGAATAAAggctaaaatgtctatttatactattacataacaaaagactagaatgcccttaatgagggcaTAGGAAAGGGCGCCTATATAGTGttattttggagtgtaaaaggtCCATCATGCCCTTAGTGAGAGGCACCTTTTGAGTATAAGGACCCTACTCATTTCTtcacttggacaaggctttgaaaagACTCCAAAAGATCTTCAATCACCTGCAAAATCTGAAGCTTGAACCTTCCACAATACCTTGTACTCttttgtgctctttatgcttgtatcacaGAACCTAGTCTAAACAGGTAAAAGAATACTAAATACAAGAAGGATGACTCGAGATACAacctgaaacaccctagttttgattcttagaaaattccttgattttgaactttttgtGAATCATACAACTTgcaccataccactcgtatggaGTGGATACAGTTTTAAGTCCTTGGTCGTATGTTACTCATTGTGGTGTTGGTTGTTTACTGTCCAAGGTACGAGAAGGCATCATAGttgtcgtatgttagggtacgagaagtatagtgccaaACCGTATGAAGTCCTATGTCTAACTTAGATGATTCTGCCTAGGGTAATACTAGTTGGCCATGAACTTGTATGTAGGATAGAATTGGAGTCCAACATTctatctagggtacgagtggtgtgtaccactcgtatgattAGTGTACGAGTTagggggagtcgtaccctcctacgtatatttttttagcttttaagttgaggacattttagacattttccaccctaaaacccttaagacccacGTCTTAAAACACATTGTAGCCTCTCATAACACACcttgaaagatcaaaacactcctaaaattctctctaaacaatctcttgaagattgggttagggtttctacaaggtgttcatctagaggcttaagagTCAAGTTCGTTCCGTGAATCTTCGTGAATGAGGCAtatgactcttccttcattgatagttctcaaatatcatatgttttgaaaatggattatgattcattaatagtggttttaaaAATCAATGTTGAGGGTCTTATTGcatattattgattattttttactcttggtttaaattgtgtttatacatattttttatgatggtttgcacatgtgggtgcttggtaattgtggtttaacaattaGGTCATAGTTAGCCCTAAACTTGATGGGTTTTACCTTGGTTTTTTccttgataatggtatgccctcaacatgtttgtaaaaatgtctaagaaaataaaccaatCACATGTTAAATAGTGTTTTTAACTAAAGCATTGGcttaatgaatatgaatggttggtaaatggttttgtgaaggccttgttggccatgtaatgatttaaatggtaaccttggtgatTTAATTGGctaaaagggtttgagtccctaaatattaaaGTGATTTATATCTTTATtggacaatgggtttgagtccctaaactttgaattaaattagtgtctttgttagacaatgggttcgagtcccaaagtcaaatgaatgattgattgataatggtaatggaatGTGGTACGCTTGCAAGTAgtgttagtatgatgataccaacgaagtgccttggtaagtaattggcttaatggttgtgtatgtgaaatgatggttttaaattaagCTTAAAAGCGGGATGTGTAGCCGGGTCATGAAAGTAGAGTTCGAAAGACTAACACTAAAAACTGCGCTAGCCGGTACGGGTGTCTTTGTGACctggtggtttgagtcccccaaataaatatatgaatgggaggttcgagtcccctataatacatgtattggtacgtaagtcaccttgattatgttgggaggttcgagtcccccatgtagGCATATacggttatggatattctctggttcatacagctacatacactggggccctttcagctagGAGAGAGCTGggtccatatagcctgtgagtGCCTTAatatatgacggttatgctacaaaGCCCAGGTTAATGATTTGAAAGTTTATGTTAATCTTGTTCTCTATCCTGgcattgaatatatgtatatgtatgtattgcattggttgattggttttAAACTGTTgccactattttatccttatccttgagttgcatgctagcactccaactgctaaccgtcttcgatgttgtatccccacgcgatgcaggtgTTAGTCATACTATCATACCTCATGTTCAATGACTTGGATTCTGGGACAGCTTgtgttgacttaaagtggtgagtttTTATGcttcggaaggctctatttcttgctttgagttttcttatgtcttattttgtttagacttggatattggttttggctatgatcgggggcatgtcctgactggatattcttattttattttagaggctttgtatggacaaactatgcacttgggtatgttatggaatgattatggatttggttattattttgtggtTTGTTGactggttgggttgggtattgggggcgATTTCcaatccttgttggacttgggatgcccattacgacaagccCCTGattcgggtcatgtcaagttggtatcagagcctaggctcatggtcagttgggtgtccacaaaccGTGTCAagaagagtctcttttatgggtgtataacgcaccacacttataagagagaggctataagacatttaggaatgtttcactttcttcttgtcttattttgagctatagagtctaaggtcttggattctccTGATTTCTGTTTgctcatctttcaaatcatgcctccaagaagatctgatgttcgtgCAAATTTTTCTGTCCCAATTGAGGAAAATGTGTATGGAGCTCATCCAACTTCTGGAGTCTAAACCCAGTCAAGGGCCGCTGTATCTGACTGTCTTCATGGGGTTCCACTTATCCCCACTGGTCCTACTCCTACGAGTAATACTCATACTCAGTCGCTCCATTACCCTGTTGACTCAGTTATTAGCTTCTCAGTCTGAGCGTGATATTCCTGTTACtttatcttttgaggccacaaaaGTTGGCCAGTTTAAGAGGTTGAATCCTCCGACCTTTATtggtacaaaggttgaggaggatcctcgaggtttcattaataaaattgagaagatcTGCCGGGTTATGCATGCTTTGGAGGTTAAAGGTGTTGATTTTGCTGCCTATCAATTAAAAGATGTGGCTTACCAGTGATAGCAAGAGTGGGAATTGTTGAGAGGAGAGTATGTTAGTTCTGCCTTATGGGAGGATTTCTTTAGTGCAtttctggaccgcttctttcctcaggagttaagggaagcaaaaatagaagagtttgtgaatctaaggcaaggtaggatgtctgtcaaggagtatgtcttgaaatttcatcagttgtccaagtatgctcctgagatggTCTGTAGCATGAGGGTTAGAATGCGTAAGTTCACTTCGAGATTGTCTCGTGAGTTAATCCTTGAGAAAAAGatgccttgttgatcaaggacatagacatctctagattggttgtgtatatgtacCAGGTgcagaaagaaaagagaaagcagTCTGAGTTTAGTGAGAGGCAGGGGAAGAAACATAGGCCTTCTGAGCAAAGTGGTCGAGATGGTGGTAAATGgacaaagaaaaaatggaaaagttCTGGTTCTTTATCCATGGCTATGTTGCTTACCTAAAGCCATCAGGTGATCATCAATCTCAACATGATGGTGGGTTCCatgcacagggtgcccaatctcaagctagtgggcTGAGTCGACTCCATCCCAccttctatatatattttatgggCGATCGCATCATGGGTTCTGTGAGGAATGAaagaacaaatatttttattgtggTTGGATTGGTAATATGTAGTGTGACTGTCGTTCTGGAATGGCTTCTAGGGATAACAAGGTTCCTGTTGGCTCTTCatctgctcctgcaccaaagggtgctgcttctatatctatttctgcttctgGTACCGGCACTGTCCGAAattggttatatgctcttgcttctcgtcaggattctgaggcatcctTTGATGTCGTTACTGATATGTTGAAACTATTCtcctgtgatgtgtattgtttacttgatccagggttcactttttcttatgtgacctcatttagTTGACtggagattcaatttcaagaatgttccaccgttaatcttcaagaatcttccatctaaggtatagtgttcatccatggatttttttcatccatggagctcaagaatcaagttttaaatcatgtattgtgaatattttgttgtgggttaaTTGTAaccatgtggttgttgttgtataattcccaagttggaatctttattttattttatgaggaCATGTTAGCATATAagttaaaatccataaatttggtgGTTTAAGAGTGttaaattgatgattatacctatgcttaaaatggtgcatgtaaggtatttgataaaatgcctaagaaactagaaatcatgcaatatagctaaattgtgactaagtgaaggattcatgatatgcccctatgttccaatgacttcaaTGTTGGTAATATGTCTTGGAAATGTTGTTGAACtgctcatgaactagtcttatgagattatgctatacttacttgcaaatcctacttatgtacaatatgtatgataaccatgtactctatgaaatcccccaagttatgatattatggattgttgatgttggtcatgtattcaagaaaatcatgttgttagtttccttccgttgagtcctgggtgtacttgtacccaaaaaatatagttgtgtgcctagcgacatgtcatgttttcacgatactctcagtcaagccatgttcagtagacttcagtcattCTCATGACTCAgggaaactcatgtaaattcagtATCAGCTCAGTgctactcagtactcagtaacttcagtaatctcagtaattcagtac comes from Capsicum annuum cultivar UCD-10X-F1 chromosome 2, UCD10Xv1.1, whole genome shotgun sequence and encodes:
- the LOC107857986 gene encoding 3beta-hydroxysteroid-dehydrogenase/decarboxylase isoform X3 yields the protein MADVQERWCVVTGGRGFAARHLVEMLIRYEMFHVRIADLSPSIKLDPDEEEGTVGKALRSGRAHYVSMDLLHKSQVLKACEGAEVVFHMAAPDSSINNHQLHHSVNVLGTKNIIDACVELKVKRLIYTSSPSVVFDGVHGIINGDESLPYPSKHNDSYSATKAEGEALVIKSNDTKGLLTCCIRPSSIFGPGDRLLVPSLVAAARAGKSKFIIGDGNNMYDFTYVENVAHAHVCAERALASGGAVAEKASGQAYFVTNMEPIKFWEFVALILEGLGYERPRIKIPASVMMPIAHLVELAYKLLVAYGMKVPQLTPSRIRLLSCSRTFSCSKANDRLGYTPIVLLQEGLRRTIESYPHLRTEQRPEKEGPSKSSLFLGSGRVADTLLWRDKKQTLTAALVVAAIYFNFVASGVTIVTSISLSLLLASIFLFIHGRLPQRIYSSSRKGRGALK